The Pseudomonas alkylphenolica genomic sequence TCGCCTGAAGCCAAACAGCCGATTCTGCTGTCAAATCGCATATTTCAGCTGAAGCCGCTGAGCACCTGCCACGCTTCAGCCGAGATGTACCCGGCGCTGGATCGACAATAGGCACACTGCCCCCGAATACGTGCCTCGATGCCAATAACAAAGGAGTTCATCATGACCCGCTATATCGATGTGACTGACCTCAGCCGCCTGGTTGCGCGTAAAGGCCTGAGCACCTGCATCAGCGAAATGGCCGAGTACATCCGTGAGGACTACCTGCGTTGGCACGACTTCGAAAAATGCCCGCGCCTGGCCAACCACTCGCCCGATGGCGTGATCGAGCTGATGCCGGTGTCCGACCGCAACCTGTACGCCTTCAAATACGTCAACGGTCATCCCAAGAACACCCAGCGCGGCATGCTTACAGTGATGGCTTTCGGCGCCCTCGGCGACGTTGATACCGGCGCGCCGGTGCTGCTCAGTGAAATGACCCTGACCACCGCCATTCGCACCGCCGCCACTTCAGCCCTGGCTGCCCGCTACCTCGCCCGCCCGGACAGCCGGCGCATGGCACTGATCGGCAACGGCTCACAAAGCGAGTTCCAGGCCCTGGCTTTCCATACCTTGCTGGGTATCGATGAAATCCGCCTGTACGACCTCGACCCCAAGGCCAGTGCCAAGCTGGTCGCCAACCTCAGGGCATTCCCGGAATTGCGGGTGAGCATCGCCGGTTCCGTGGCCGAAGCGGTACGCGGCGCCGATATCGTCACCACAGTGACCGCCGACAAGGCCTTCGCCACCATCCTGACCCCGGACATGATCGAACCAGGCATGCACCTGAATGCCGTGGGCGGCGACTGCCCGGGCAAGACCGAACTGCACCGGGACATCGTCGATCGCGCGCGGGTGATCGTCGAATACGAACCGCAAAGCCGTGTCGAAGGCGAGATCCAGCAAATGCCCGCCAACTCGCCAACCACGGAGTTCTGGCAAGTGGTCAACGGCCAGGCGCCCGGCCGCGAAAGCGCTGATCAGGTGACCCTGTTCGACTCGGTCGGCTTTGCCCTGGAAGACTACTCGGCTCTGCGTTATGTGTTCGATGTCGCCAAGGCGCTGAACATCGGCCATGAACTTGCCCTGGTACCGGAACTTGCCAATCCCAAGGACCTGTTCGCCGTACTGCGCCAGCCGCTTGCCGACACCCGCAAGAAAAGCGCCTGAAACCGAGCGGGTTCGGCTGCTCAATAGGGGTACAGACGCTGACCAAGGAAGGTCGTACCATATTCAGCGTCACCCACCGTTTGAAGTGAAGCCGAACCTGTATGGATACCAAGGTCAACAGCCCACACGCCGCACCACCGCTGGACCGGATCGACGAAGCAATCATCGAAGTGCTGCGCCATGACGGGCGCATCACTTACGAGAAACTGTCCTCGCTGGTGCACCTCACTCCCCGCCCCTGCCTTGAGCGCGTGCGCAAGCTGGAGCGACGCGGGGTGATACGCGGCTATAGCGCGATCATCGATGTGCAGAAGGTGTCGCCTGGGTTGTCGCTGCTGGTGCTGGTGGCTTTGTCCAATCAGAGTGGGCGCGCGGCACAAAAAGCGTTTGAAGCCTGTGTGAACGCCTGTCCGCAGGTCTTCGACTGTCAGCTGATCAGCGGCCATTTCGACTATAGCCTGCGCATGCGCTGCCGCGACATGGAGCATTACCGGGTGCTGACCGAAACCTGGATGAACAACGACGAACTGCACATCGATAAGCTGGTGGCGCACCCAGAGCTGGCGGTGGTGAAAAACACCGCCCCGCAGCTCTGAGCTGCACGTGTATCAGGAACGCGGCGGTGCCACCGGCTCGCTGCGCGACCAATCCAGCAACAGGGCATAGGCGACGGCCAACAGCGTCGGGCCAATGAACAGGCCGATGAAACCGAAAGCCAGCAAGCCGCCAAACACCCCCAGCAGCACGATCACCAATGGCAGGTTGCCACCCCGGCTGATCAGGTAAGGCTTGAGCACGTTATCGACGCCGCTGATGATGAACGTACCCCAGATCCCGAGAAACACCGCCATACCGTACTCACCCTGCCAGGCCAGCCAGGCTGTGGCCGGAACCCAGGCCAGCGGCGGGCCCATGGGGATCAGGCTGAGCATGAACGTGACGATACTCAGGACCAGCGCCCCCGGCACGCCTGCGATCATGAAACCGATCAGCGCCAGGACGGCCTGGGCCGCCGCGGTACCGATCACGCCGTTGACCACCCGCTGTACCGTGCCGGCGACCAGACCCAGGTAATACTCGGCGCGATCGCCGATCAGCCGATCCAGCAAACGCAGGACAAACGCTGACAGACGTGGACCATCGCGGTAGAAAAAGAACACGAACACCAGGCTCAAGGTCAGTTCGAGCATGCCGCTGCCAATCTGCGCGCTACGCGCCAGAAACCAGTTACCGACCTGGCCCAGGTAGGGCTTGATTGTGGTCAACAAGGCCGCGCCCTGCTGGTCAATAGTGTTCCACATACGCACCAGGCGTTCGCCCACCAGCGGTACGCCTGCCAGCCAGTCCGGCGCATCCGGCAGACCGTCCACCTGGACGTCACGCACGAATGCAGTGGCATCGCGAACATGATCAGCCAGGTTGAAGCCCAGCCATACCAGCGGCAGCGCCACCAGCAGTATCCACAGGGTGGTCAACAGGCCGGCGGCGAGGGTTTCGCGACCGCCCAGCACTCGGGTCAACAGGCGCATCAGCGGCCAGCTGGCGTAGGCCAGGATCGCCCCCCAGAGCAGCGCCGACATGAATGGGGCCATCACCCAGAGACCAGCCCCGAGCAGGGCCAGCAAGATGATTTGTACTAGCAGGCGATCATTGTTGGGCATGCAGCACTCACTTAGCGAATCAGTTCGACGTGAAAACCGTCGGTCTTGGCATCACCCAATTCCAGCCGGGCCGTGCGTACTCCAGCCTTGCTCAGTTGTTCGCGCCAGGCTTCGGCTTCAGCGCCGCTCAGGCTCACGCGCAGGGTGCTGTCCAGATTCAGGCTGCGCCCAAGCAGAGTCACCCAGGCTGGCAATGGCTCACCCACCAGATCAGGGTAGTCAAGCTTGCCGGTGTCACGCAGCTCGCGCAGCACCGTGGCCGGCGTTGGCAGCAGTTCACCCAGAGGCGCTTCGGCGACAAACTGCTCGACATGCAGGTAAGCACGTTTGTTACCGCGAGTAATGCTGTACAGCGCGATCAAGGTGTTGCTCTGCTCGGCGGAGCGGCGCAACAGGATGAACGCCTGCTGTTCGTCCGAACCAGACAACTGCCGGTTCTTGAACACCTCGTTGGCCCACAGGCTGTTTTCACCACAATCACGCGCCTGGCACCAGAACAGCGGGTAACCGCCGTCTTTCTGCAGAGCCTCGCGCGCCGCGGTGAACGCTTCATTGGCGGAGCGCTCGCGGGGTAGTTCATAGGTGACCGAACTGACCTCGCCACGGCTTTCAATCTTGCCTTCGACGCGCAGCTGGTTACTGATCTTGCGCAAACCACCCAAAGGATAGACGCGCTCCTGCACCTGCGCCGGACGCTCATCGACGACTTTGCCATCGACTGGCACCGGCAGCCCTTCAGCCAGCGACTGCGCGCCAACGAACACGCCCAGTCCGGCAATCGCTGTACGAATGTAATGTTTGAGATTCATAGGCACGCCACGCTGCAGCCGGCGCCAAGGGGTTCAATGGATGTGGCGTTGTCTTGCTCGTTCATGGTTGTCTCCCTGTTCAACCCGCCAAGCCTCGACAGTTGCCCGCCGCAAGTCAAGGAATGCCAAAGAAGCGATTGAAACAGTCTGCAACAAGGGTTGCGCCGGACTCGTCATTCATATGCAAATGATGACCACCGGGCAAGACCTCGCGAGTAAAGGGTAGCTGCTCAAGCAGCGCGGTGTGACGGGCGAGCATGCCCTCGGCAGCCACTACCAACATGGCTGGGCAGGCGACGCGCTGAACGAAGCTCAAGGCCTGCGCTTCGCTCAAGCGCGTGGGAGATGGCAGGGTCAGGCGGCTATCGCTACGCCAGGTGTAACCACCCGGCACCGGCATCAGGCCGCGCTGAGCGAGCAATTCGGCGGCCTCACGACTGACCGCGACCAGGCCTTTCATACGCGCCTGGATCGCTTGCTCAAGAGTTGGATGCACGGCCTTGCGTTTGCTGTCCAGGCGCAGCTGTGCCTGTAACGCCATGCCCATGCGTTCGGCGGCATCCTGGGGGCCACTGGTGGGCGGAATTACTCCGTCGATCAGCGCCAAGCGGGTAATGCGTTCGGGCAGCGAACCGGCCAGTACCACCGAGACAATCGCCCCCAGCGAGTGACCAAGCAGGGCAAAACGCTCCCAGCCCATTTGCTCGGCAGCACGCAGCACATCGTGGGCGTAATCCCACAGGGCGTATCCCGCGCCAGCCGGCCGATGCTCGGAGTGACCATGACCGGCCAGGTCCAGGGCCAGGATCCGTAGTCCTCGCAGTTTAGGCGCCAGCAGGGCAAAACTGTTGGCGTTGTCCAGCCAGCCATGCAGGGCAATCACCGGAACTCCGTCGGCAGGGCCGAACAAATGCCCGGCCAGCTCGATATGACCCAGGCTCAGGCGGACTTCTTCCATCTGCGTATTCATCCCGACACCTGCTGCCAGCGCTCGAACAGCCCCTTGATCAGACTCGCGGTGTCTGTGGGACGTTCGAGCGGAAACATGTGACCTCCCGGCAGGCTGTGGTACTCACCCCGAGGCAGGCCGCGCACGGCCAGGGCGTGATGATGCCTGACGATCCGGCTGCTGCTGCCACGCACCATCGCCAGTGGCAGCTCCAGGCACTTGGCCGGGGCCGGGCGGGTGTGCGGTATGTTGCGGTAAATGCTGATTTCCGTCGCCGGATCAAAGCGCAGGCGCAAACCTTCTTCGGTCGCTTGCAGACCGTGTTCCAGATAAGCGTCGAGGCACTCCGGATCGAAATGGCGGAACAGTGATTTGCTGGCGAAATAGGCCCGGGCACTGTCGCGGTCAGCGAACGCCTCGCGTCGCCCCAGGGTACGTCCAGCCGGGGTAATGCGGTCGATGAAGCCCATGCGCTTGGCTGCCTGCAACACCCACTGATCGACCCGGGTCAGCACCGGAGAATCGAGCATGACCACGCCCCGGTAATACTGCGGGCAGCGCAGCGCCGCATGCAGGTGCAGCACACCACCGAGGGAGTGGCCCACGCCCCAGACCGGTTCGGGCTGTTGCTGCAGGTGATGAATCAGCTCATCGACCAGGTTCTGCCAGTTGGCATCGACTGGAAAGCGCGGGTCATGGCCGTGTTGTGGCAGGTGAAATACCCGGTAGTCAGGTGCAAGTGCGGCAAACAGCTTGCCATAGGTCGCCGAAGGAAAGCCGTTGGCATGGGCGAAGAAGATTTGCTGCGACATGGCCGCCTGTCCGTAGGGGAGTGATGGTCCATTGTCGGCAAGCAGCCCGCAACCGGCAATGTCCGGAAAAGCCATCGCCAAGGGCAATCAGGTCAATACTCGCCAAAACTGGCCATGGACCGCCGTAGGCAAGCCTGCATGGACGCCAGTTGCTGCTCCAGGGCTTCACGGGCGCGGCGTTTGTCTTCAGGGGCGAGATCGAGCTGACGCAGTGCCAGGCAACTGCTTTGCAACAGATGTGCCATGCGCAGGCTGGCCTGACGCAGTTGTCCCAGCTCGTATTGACCTTCGAATTTGCGCAGCAGGTAGTCCAGCTTGGCGTCTGCACTGTCTTGTAGCAAGCGGTACTCGGCATAGTCCAGAACCTGGTCACCTTGTACTTTTGCCAATGTCGGCTTCAGGTCTGCCGAATACACTAA encodes the following:
- a CDS encoding ornithine cyclodeaminase encodes the protein MTRYIDVTDLSRLVARKGLSTCISEMAEYIREDYLRWHDFEKCPRLANHSPDGVIELMPVSDRNLYAFKYVNGHPKNTQRGMLTVMAFGALGDVDTGAPVLLSEMTLTTAIRTAATSALAARYLARPDSRRMALIGNGSQSEFQALAFHTLLGIDEIRLYDLDPKASAKLVANLRAFPELRVSIAGSVAEAVRGADIVTTVTADKAFATILTPDMIEPGMHLNAVGGDCPGKTELHRDIVDRARVIVEYEPQSRVEGEIQQMPANSPTTEFWQVVNGQAPGRESADQVTLFDSVGFALEDYSALRYVFDVAKALNIGHELALVPELANPKDLFAVLRQPLADTRKKSA
- a CDS encoding Lrp/AsnC family transcriptional regulator, whose protein sequence is MDTKVNSPHAAPPLDRIDEAIIEVLRHDGRITYEKLSSLVHLTPRPCLERVRKLERRGVIRGYSAIIDVQKVSPGLSLLVLVALSNQSGRAAQKAFEACVNACPQVFDCQLISGHFDYSLRMRCRDMEHYRVLTETWMNNDELHIDKLVAHPELAVVKNTAPQL
- a CDS encoding AI-2E family transporter, with amino-acid sequence MPNNDRLLVQIILLALLGAGLWVMAPFMSALLWGAILAYASWPLMRLLTRVLGGRETLAAGLLTTLWILLVALPLVWLGFNLADHVRDATAFVRDVQVDGLPDAPDWLAGVPLVGERLVRMWNTIDQQGAALLTTIKPYLGQVGNWFLARSAQIGSGMLELTLSLVFVFFFYRDGPRLSAFVLRLLDRLIGDRAEYYLGLVAGTVQRVVNGVIGTAAAQAVLALIGFMIAGVPGALVLSIVTFMLSLIPMGPPLAWVPATAWLAWQGEYGMAVFLGIWGTFIISGVDNVLKPYLISRGGNLPLVIVLLGVFGGLLAFGFIGLFIGPTLLAVAYALLLDWSRSEPVAPPRS
- a CDS encoding DUF4892 domain-containing protein — protein: MNLKHYIRTAIAGLGVFVGAQSLAEGLPVPVDGKVVDERPAQVQERVYPLGGLRKISNQLRVEGKIESRGEVSSVTYELPRERSANEAFTAAREALQKDGGYPLFWCQARDCGENSLWANEVFKNRQLSGSDEQQAFILLRRSAEQSNTLIALYSITRGNKRAYLHVEQFVAEAPLGELLPTPATVLRELRDTGKLDYPDLVGEPLPAWVTLLGRSLNLDSTLRVSLSGAEAEAWREQLSKAGVRTARLELGDAKTDGFHVELIR
- a CDS encoding alpha/beta hydrolase, with the protein product MNTQMEEVRLSLGHIELAGHLFGPADGVPVIALHGWLDNANSFALLAPKLRGLRILALDLAGHGHSEHRPAGAGYALWDYAHDVLRAAEQMGWERFALLGHSLGAIVSVVLAGSLPERITRLALIDGVIPPTSGPQDAAERMGMALQAQLRLDSKRKAVHPTLEQAIQARMKGLVAVSREAAELLAQRGLMPVPGGYTWRSDSRLTLPSPTRLSEAQALSFVQRVACPAMLVVAAEGMLARHTALLEQLPFTREVLPGGHHLHMNDESGATLVADCFNRFFGIP
- a CDS encoding alpha/beta fold hydrolase; this translates as MSQQIFFAHANGFPSATYGKLFAALAPDYRVFHLPQHGHDPRFPVDANWQNLVDELIHHLQQQPEPVWGVGHSLGGVLHLHAALRCPQYYRGVVMLDSPVLTRVDQWVLQAAKRMGFIDRITPAGRTLGRREAFADRDSARAYFASKSLFRHFDPECLDAYLEHGLQATEEGLRLRFDPATEISIYRNIPHTRPAPAKCLELPLAMVRGSSSRIVRHHHALAVRGLPRGEYHSLPGGHMFPLERPTDTASLIKGLFERWQQVSG